Proteins from a single region of Hordeum vulgare subsp. vulgare chromosome 6H, MorexV3_pseudomolecules_assembly, whole genome shotgun sequence:
- the LOC123401545 gene encoding uncharacterized protein LOC123401545, translating into MAGQSPNQVSSAEAILVGALSSGVNAPTWIVLQITFLLLAFCFTAMLYLAFFSSDFVIVGHVLLLITIGAVLFVLLNRFLAETGFVPVEQQMQEMGIHKPEAAEKDKSN; encoded by the exons ATGGCAGGACAATCGCCAAATCAAGTATCATCAGCTGAAGCTATCTTGGTGGGAGCCTTGTCCTCTGGTGTTAAT GCTCCCACGTGGATCGTGCTCCAGATCACATTTTTGCTACTGGCGTTCTGCTTCACCGCGATGCTTTACCTAGCCTTTTTTTCAAGCGACTTTGTGATCGTCGGGCACGTCCTTCTGCTCATAACCATCGGCGCGGTTCTATTCGTGCTCCTCAACAG GTTCCTCGCAGAGACCGGCTTCGTCCCAGTCGAACAGCAGATGCAGGAGATGGGGATCCACAAACCAGAAGCCGCAGAGAAAGACAAGAGCAACTAA